A genomic region of Ovis aries strain OAR_USU_Benz2616 breed Rambouillet chromosome 20, ARS-UI_Ramb_v3.0, whole genome shotgun sequence contains the following coding sequences:
- the SLC22A7 gene encoding solute carrier family 22 member 7 isoform X1 — MGFEELLEKVGGFGPFQLRNVALLALPRMLLPMHFLLPIFLAAVPAHHCALPGAPDNFSNQDAWLEAHLPREPDGRLSACLRFTHPQALPNSTLWGEGQDPGEQPEGEPSTVSCPQGWEYNHSEFSSTIATEWDLVCEQKGLNKATSTFFFAGVLVGAVAYGYLSDRFGRRRLLLVAYVSSLVLGLASAASVSYLMFAITRTLTGMALAGFTIIVMPLELEWLDVRHRTVAGVLSSTFWTGGVMLLGLIGYLIRDWRWLLLTVTLPCAPGILTLWWVPESARWLLTQGRVEEAHRYLLHCARLNGRPVGEDSLSREALNKVAAAERTVRRPSYLDLFRTPRLRHTSLCCMVAWFGVNFSYYGVSLDVSGLGLNVYLTQLVFGAVELPSKLLVYLSVRHAGRRLTMAGTLLGSALALGFRILVSPEMKSWSTALAVMGKGFSEAAFTTAYLFTSELYPTVLRQTGMGLTALVGRLGGSLAPLAALLDGVWLSLPKLAYGGIALLAACTALLLPETKQAQLPETIQDVERKSAPSSLQEEEMPMKQVQD, encoded by the exons ATGGGATTCGAGGAGCTGCTAGAGAAGGTGGGCGGCTTTGGGCCCTTCCAGCTGCGGAATGTGGCCCTGCTGGCCCTGCCCCGGATGCTGCTGCCCATGCACTTCCTCTTGCCCATCTTCCTGGCTGCCGTGCCAGCCCACCACTGTGCCCTGCCTGGGGCCCCGGACAACTTCAGCAACCAGGATGCATGGCTGGAGGCCCACCTGCCCCGGGAGCCTGACGGCAGGCTCAGTGCCTGCCTCCGCTTCACCCATCCGCAGGCCCTCCCCAACAGCACGTtgtggggagaggggcaggacCCTGGGGAGCAACCAGAGGGTGAGCCCTCCACAGTGTCCTGTCCTCAGGGCTGGGAGTACAACCACTCGGAATTCTCCTCCACCATTGCAACCGAG TGGGACCTTGTGTGTGAGCAGAAAGGCCTGAACAAAGCCACTTCTACCTTCTTCTTCGCCGGTGTGCTGGTGGGGGCCGTGGCCTACGGATACCTGTCTGACAG GTTTGGGCGGCGCCGCCTGCTGCTGGTGGCCTACGTGAGCTCCCTGGTGCTGGGCCTGGCGTCTGCAGCCTCGGTCAGCTACCTCATGTTTGCCATCACTCGAACCCTCACTGGCATGGCTCTGGCTGGCTTCACCATCATTGTGATGCCACTGG AACTGGAGTGGCTGGACGTGAGACACCGGACCGTGGCAGGTGTCCTGAGCAGCACCTTCTGGACAGGGGGTGTGATGCTGTTGGGACTGATCGGCTACCTGATACGGGATTGGCGATGGCTCCTGCTGACTGTCACCCTGCCTTGTGCCCCAGGCATCCTTACCCTCTG GTGGGTGCCTGAATCTGCCCGCTGGCTTCTGACCCAGGGCCGTGTGGAAGAGGCCCACAGGTACCTGCTCCACTGTGCCAGGCTCAATGGGCGGCCTGTGGGTGAGGACAGCCTGAGCCGGGAG gcCCTGAACAAAGTGGCTGCGGCGGAGCGGACGGTCCGAAGGCCCTCGTATTTAGACCTGTTCCGGACACCACGGCTGCGGCACACCTCACTGTGCTGCATGGTGGCGTG GTTTGGAGTGAACTTCTCTTACTACGGCGTGAGCCTGGACGTGTCGGGACTAGGCCTGAACGTATACCTGACGCAGCTGGTGTTCGGGGCCGTGGAGTTGCCCTCCAAGCTGCTGGTCTATCTGTCGGTGCGCCACGCGGGACGCCGCCTCACGATGGCGGGAACGCTGCTTGGCTCCGCGCTCGCCTTGGGCTTCAGGATACTGGTGTCCCCCG AGATGAAGTCGTGGAGCACCGCCCTGGCGGTGATGGGGAAAGGTTTTTCTGAAGCTGCCTTCACCACTGCCTACCTGTTTACGTCGGAGTTGTACCCTACCGTGCTCAG ACAGACGGGGATGGGGCTGACTGCACTGGTGGGCCGGCTAGGGGGGTCTTTGGCCCCACTGGCAGCCTTGCTGGACGGAGTATGGCTGTCATTGCCCAAGCTCGCTTATGGGGGGATCGCCCTGCTGGCTGCCTGCACTGCCCTCCTGCTACCAGAGACAAAGCAGGCACAGTTGCCAGAGACCATCCAAGATGTGGAGAGGAAGAG TGCCCCATCCAGTCTTCAGGAGGAAGAGATGCCCATGAAGCAGGTCCAAGACTGA
- the SLC22A7 gene encoding solute carrier family 22 member 7 isoform X2: MGFEELLEKVGGFGPFQLRNVALLALPRMLLPMHFLLPIFLAAVPAHHCALPGAPDNFSNQDAWLEAHLPREPDGRLSACLRFTHPQALPNSTLWGEGQDPGEQPEGEPSTVSCPQGWEYNHSEFSSTIATEWDLVCEQKGLNKATSTFFFAGVLVGAVAYGYLSDRFGRRRLLLVAYVSSLVLGLASAASVSYLMFAITRTLTGMALAGFTIIVMPLELEWLDVRHRTVAGVLSSTFWTGGVMLLGLIGYLIRDWRWLLLTVTLPCAPGILTLWWVPESARWLLTQGRVEEAHRYLLHCARLNGRPVGEDSLSREALNKVAAAERTVRRPSYLDLFRTPRLRHTSLCCMVAWFGVNFSYYGVSLDVSGLGLNVYLTQLVFGAVELPSKLLVYLSVRHAGRRLTMAGTLLGSALALGFRILVSPEMKSWSTALAVMGKGFSEAAFTTAYLFTSELYPTVLSAPSSLQEEEMPMKQVQD, translated from the exons ATGGGATTCGAGGAGCTGCTAGAGAAGGTGGGCGGCTTTGGGCCCTTCCAGCTGCGGAATGTGGCCCTGCTGGCCCTGCCCCGGATGCTGCTGCCCATGCACTTCCTCTTGCCCATCTTCCTGGCTGCCGTGCCAGCCCACCACTGTGCCCTGCCTGGGGCCCCGGACAACTTCAGCAACCAGGATGCATGGCTGGAGGCCCACCTGCCCCGGGAGCCTGACGGCAGGCTCAGTGCCTGCCTCCGCTTCACCCATCCGCAGGCCCTCCCCAACAGCACGTtgtggggagaggggcaggacCCTGGGGAGCAACCAGAGGGTGAGCCCTCCACAGTGTCCTGTCCTCAGGGCTGGGAGTACAACCACTCGGAATTCTCCTCCACCATTGCAACCGAG TGGGACCTTGTGTGTGAGCAGAAAGGCCTGAACAAAGCCACTTCTACCTTCTTCTTCGCCGGTGTGCTGGTGGGGGCCGTGGCCTACGGATACCTGTCTGACAG GTTTGGGCGGCGCCGCCTGCTGCTGGTGGCCTACGTGAGCTCCCTGGTGCTGGGCCTGGCGTCTGCAGCCTCGGTCAGCTACCTCATGTTTGCCATCACTCGAACCCTCACTGGCATGGCTCTGGCTGGCTTCACCATCATTGTGATGCCACTGG AACTGGAGTGGCTGGACGTGAGACACCGGACCGTGGCAGGTGTCCTGAGCAGCACCTTCTGGACAGGGGGTGTGATGCTGTTGGGACTGATCGGCTACCTGATACGGGATTGGCGATGGCTCCTGCTGACTGTCACCCTGCCTTGTGCCCCAGGCATCCTTACCCTCTG GTGGGTGCCTGAATCTGCCCGCTGGCTTCTGACCCAGGGCCGTGTGGAAGAGGCCCACAGGTACCTGCTCCACTGTGCCAGGCTCAATGGGCGGCCTGTGGGTGAGGACAGCCTGAGCCGGGAG gcCCTGAACAAAGTGGCTGCGGCGGAGCGGACGGTCCGAAGGCCCTCGTATTTAGACCTGTTCCGGACACCACGGCTGCGGCACACCTCACTGTGCTGCATGGTGGCGTG GTTTGGAGTGAACTTCTCTTACTACGGCGTGAGCCTGGACGTGTCGGGACTAGGCCTGAACGTATACCTGACGCAGCTGGTGTTCGGGGCCGTGGAGTTGCCCTCCAAGCTGCTGGTCTATCTGTCGGTGCGCCACGCGGGACGCCGCCTCACGATGGCGGGAACGCTGCTTGGCTCCGCGCTCGCCTTGGGCTTCAGGATACTGGTGTCCCCCG AGATGAAGTCGTGGAGCACCGCCCTGGCGGTGATGGGGAAAGGTTTTTCTGAAGCTGCCTTCACCACTGCCTACCTGTTTACGTCGGAGTTGTACCCTACCGTGCTCAG TGCCCCATCCAGTCTTCAGGAGGAAGAGATGCCCATGAAGCAGGTCCAAGACTGA
- the CRIP3 gene encoding cysteine-rich protein 3 isoform X4, translated as MSWTCPRCQQPVFFAEKVSSLGKNWHPFCLKCEHCHSVLSPGGHAEHNGRPYCHKPCYGALFGPRGVNIGGVGSYLYKPPTPTPASITRLSPSSFSPPRPRTGLPQGKKSPPHMKTFTGETSLCPGCEEPVYFAETVMSLGRNWHRPCLRCQRCRKTLTAGSHAEHDGAPYCHIPCYGYLFGPKGVNIGDVGCYIYDPVEIKSK; from the exons ATGAGCTGGACCTGCCCGCGTTGTCAGCAACCAGTTTTCTTTG CAGAGAAAGTGAGCTCCCTGGGCAAGAACTGGCACCCATTCTGCCTGAAATGTGAGCACTGCCACAGCGTCCTGTCCCCAGGAGGGCATGCAGAG CACAACGGAAGGCCGTATTGCCACAAACCATGCTATGGGGCTCTCTTTGGACCCAGAG GGGTGAACATTGGTGGTGTGGGCTCCTACCTCTACAAACCTCCCACTCCCACACCTGCCAGCATCACTCGCCTTAGCCCCAGCAGCTTCAGCCCCCCCAGGCCCAGGACTGGCCTCCCTCAGGGCAAGAAAA GCCCTCCCCACATGAAGACATTCACTGGGGAGACCTCGTTGTGCCCGGGCTGTGAGGAACCCGTCTATTTTG CTGAGACGGTGATGTCTTTGGGCAGAAATTGGCACCGACCCTGTCTGAGGTGCCAGCGGTGCCGGAAGACCCTGACTGCTGGGAGTCACGCTGAG CATGACGGCGCCCCCTACTGCCACATTCCCTGCTATGGCTACCTGTTTGGCCCCAAAG GTGTGAACATTGGTGATGTGGGCTGCTACATCTATGACCCCGTGGAGATAAAATCTAAATGA
- the CRIP3 gene encoding cysteine-rich protein 3 isoform X6 yields the protein MSWTCPRCQQPVFFAEKVSSLGKNWHPFCLKCEHCHSVLSPGGHAEHNGRPYCHKPCYGALFGPRGVNIGGVGSYLYKPPTPTPASITRLSPSSFSPPRPRTGLPQGKKTETVMSLGRNWHRPCLRCQRCRKTLTAGSHAEHDGAPYCHIPCYGYLFGPKGVNIGDVGCYIYDPVEIKSK from the exons ATGAGCTGGACCTGCCCGCGTTGTCAGCAACCAGTTTTCTTTG CAGAGAAAGTGAGCTCCCTGGGCAAGAACTGGCACCCATTCTGCCTGAAATGTGAGCACTGCCACAGCGTCCTGTCCCCAGGAGGGCATGCAGAG CACAACGGAAGGCCGTATTGCCACAAACCATGCTATGGGGCTCTCTTTGGACCCAGAG GGGTGAACATTGGTGGTGTGGGCTCCTACCTCTACAAACCTCCCACTCCCACACCTGCCAGCATCACTCGCCTTAGCCCCAGCAGCTTCAGCCCCCCCAGGCCCAGGACTGGCCTCCCTCAGGGCAAGAAAA CTGAGACGGTGATGTCTTTGGGCAGAAATTGGCACCGACCCTGTCTGAGGTGCCAGCGGTGCCGGAAGACCCTGACTGCTGGGAGTCACGCTGAG CATGACGGCGCCCCCTACTGCCACATTCCCTGCTATGGCTACCTGTTTGGCCCCAAAG GTGTGAACATTGGTGATGTGGGCTGCTACATCTATGACCCCGTGGAGATAAAATCTAAATGA
- the CRIP3 gene encoding cysteine-rich protein 3 isoform X3 — translation MSWTCPRCQQPVFFGEAWVEKGEKTGQVRATGFPEDARSWRLVPDLPSTSEKVSSLGKNWHPFCLKCEHCHSVLSPGGHAEHNGRPYCHKPCYGALFGPRGVNIGGVGSYLYKPPTPTPASITRLSPSSFSPPRPRTGLPQGKKTETVMSLGRNWHRPCLRCQRCRKTLTAGSHAEHDGAPYCHIPCYGYLFGPKGVNIGDVGCYIYDPVEIKSK, via the exons ATGAGCTGGACCTGCCCGCGTTGTCAGCAACCAGTTTTCTTTGGTGAGGCCTGGGTGGAGAAAGGGGAGAAGACGGGGCAAGTGAGAGCTACTGGGTTCCCTGAGGACGCAAGGAGCTGGCGACTAGTTCCGGACCTTCCTTCCACCT CAGAGAAAGTGAGCTCCCTGGGCAAGAACTGGCACCCATTCTGCCTGAAATGTGAGCACTGCCACAGCGTCCTGTCCCCAGGAGGGCATGCAGAG CACAACGGAAGGCCGTATTGCCACAAACCATGCTATGGGGCTCTCTTTGGACCCAGAG GGGTGAACATTGGTGGTGTGGGCTCCTACCTCTACAAACCTCCCACTCCCACACCTGCCAGCATCACTCGCCTTAGCCCCAGCAGCTTCAGCCCCCCCAGGCCCAGGACTGGCCTCCCTCAGGGCAAGAAAA CTGAGACGGTGATGTCTTTGGGCAGAAATTGGCACCGACCCTGTCTGAGGTGCCAGCGGTGCCGGAAGACCCTGACTGCTGGGAGTCACGCTGAG CATGACGGCGCCCCCTACTGCCACATTCCCTGCTATGGCTACCTGTTTGGCCCCAAAG GTGTGAACATTGGTGATGTGGGCTGCTACATCTATGACCCCGTGGAGATAAAATCTAAATGA
- the CRIP3 gene encoding cysteine-rich protein 3 isoform X1, translated as MSWTCPRCQQPVFFGEAWVEKGEKTGQVRATGFPEDARSWRLVPDLPSTSEKVSSLGKNWHPFCLKCEHCHSVLSPGGHAEHNGRPYCHKPCYGALFGPRGVNIGGVGSYLYKPPTPTPASITRLSPSSFSPPRPRTGLPQGKKSPPHMKTFTGETSLCPGCEEPVYFAETVMSLGRNWHRPCLRCQRCRKTLTAGSHAEHDGAPYCHIPCYGYLFGPKGVNIGDVGCYIYDPVEIKSK; from the exons ATGAGCTGGACCTGCCCGCGTTGTCAGCAACCAGTTTTCTTTGGTGAGGCCTGGGTGGAGAAAGGGGAGAAGACGGGGCAAGTGAGAGCTACTGGGTTCCCTGAGGACGCAAGGAGCTGGCGACTAGTTCCGGACCTTCCTTCCACCT CAGAGAAAGTGAGCTCCCTGGGCAAGAACTGGCACCCATTCTGCCTGAAATGTGAGCACTGCCACAGCGTCCTGTCCCCAGGAGGGCATGCAGAG CACAACGGAAGGCCGTATTGCCACAAACCATGCTATGGGGCTCTCTTTGGACCCAGAG GGGTGAACATTGGTGGTGTGGGCTCCTACCTCTACAAACCTCCCACTCCCACACCTGCCAGCATCACTCGCCTTAGCCCCAGCAGCTTCAGCCCCCCCAGGCCCAGGACTGGCCTCCCTCAGGGCAAGAAAA GCCCTCCCCACATGAAGACATTCACTGGGGAGACCTCGTTGTGCCCGGGCTGTGAGGAACCCGTCTATTTTG CTGAGACGGTGATGTCTTTGGGCAGAAATTGGCACCGACCCTGTCTGAGGTGCCAGCGGTGCCGGAAGACCCTGACTGCTGGGAGTCACGCTGAG CATGACGGCGCCCCCTACTGCCACATTCCCTGCTATGGCTACCTGTTTGGCCCCAAAG GTGTGAACATTGGTGATGTGGGCTGCTACATCTATGACCCCGTGGAGATAAAATCTAAATGA
- the CRIP3 gene encoding cysteine-rich protein 3 isoform X8, producing the protein MKTFTGETSLCPGCEEPVYFAETVMSLGRNWHRPCLRCQRCRKTLTAGSHAEHDGAPYCHIPCYGYLFGPKGVNIGDVGCYIYDPVEIKSK; encoded by the exons ATGAAGACATTCACTGGGGAGACCTCGTTGTGCCCGGGCTGTGAGGAACCCGTCTATTTTG CTGAGACGGTGATGTCTTTGGGCAGAAATTGGCACCGACCCTGTCTGAGGTGCCAGCGGTGCCGGAAGACCCTGACTGCTGGGAGTCACGCTGAG CATGACGGCGCCCCCTACTGCCACATTCCCTGCTATGGCTACCTGTTTGGCCCCAAAG GTGTGAACATTGGTGATGTGGGCTGCTACATCTATGACCCCGTGGAGATAAAATCTAAATGA
- the CRIP3 gene encoding cysteine-rich protein 3 isoform X5 translates to MSWTCPRCQQPVFFGEAWVEKGEKTGQVRATGFPEDARSWRLVPDLPSTSEKVSSLGKNWHPFCLKCEHCHSVLSPGGHAEHNGRPYCHKPCYGALFGPRGVNIGGVGSYLYKPPTPTPASITRLSPSSFSPPRPRTGLPQGKKSPPHMKTFTGETSLCPGCEEPVYFAETVMSLGRNWHRPCLRCQRCRKTLTAGSHAEV, encoded by the exons ATGAGCTGGACCTGCCCGCGTTGTCAGCAACCAGTTTTCTTTGGTGAGGCCTGGGTGGAGAAAGGGGAGAAGACGGGGCAAGTGAGAGCTACTGGGTTCCCTGAGGACGCAAGGAGCTGGCGACTAGTTCCGGACCTTCCTTCCACCT CAGAGAAAGTGAGCTCCCTGGGCAAGAACTGGCACCCATTCTGCCTGAAATGTGAGCACTGCCACAGCGTCCTGTCCCCAGGAGGGCATGCAGAG CACAACGGAAGGCCGTATTGCCACAAACCATGCTATGGGGCTCTCTTTGGACCCAGAG GGGTGAACATTGGTGGTGTGGGCTCCTACCTCTACAAACCTCCCACTCCCACACCTGCCAGCATCACTCGCCTTAGCCCCAGCAGCTTCAGCCCCCCCAGGCCCAGGACTGGCCTCCCTCAGGGCAAGAAAA GCCCTCCCCACATGAAGACATTCACTGGGGAGACCTCGTTGTGCCCGGGCTGTGAGGAACCCGTCTATTTTG CTGAGACGGTGATGTCTTTGGGCAGAAATTGGCACCGACCCTGTCTGAGGTGCCAGCGGTGCCGGAAGACCCTGACTGCTGGGAGTCACGCTGAG GTGTGA
- the CRIP3 gene encoding cysteine-rich protein 3 isoform X2, producing the protein MSWTCPRCQQPVFFGEAWVEKGEKTGQVRATGFPEDARSWRLVPDLPSTSEKVSSLGKNWHPFCLKCEHCHSVLSPGGHAEHNGRPYCHKPCYGALFGPRGVNIGGVGSYLYKPPTPTPASITRLSPSSFSPPRPRTGLPQGKKSPPHMKTFTGETSLCPGCEEPVYFAETVMSLGRNWHRPCLRCQRCRKTLTAGSHAEHDGAPYCHIPCYGYLFGPKGGQPQPRHWA; encoded by the exons ATGAGCTGGACCTGCCCGCGTTGTCAGCAACCAGTTTTCTTTGGTGAGGCCTGGGTGGAGAAAGGGGAGAAGACGGGGCAAGTGAGAGCTACTGGGTTCCCTGAGGACGCAAGGAGCTGGCGACTAGTTCCGGACCTTCCTTCCACCT CAGAGAAAGTGAGCTCCCTGGGCAAGAACTGGCACCCATTCTGCCTGAAATGTGAGCACTGCCACAGCGTCCTGTCCCCAGGAGGGCATGCAGAG CACAACGGAAGGCCGTATTGCCACAAACCATGCTATGGGGCTCTCTTTGGACCCAGAG GGGTGAACATTGGTGGTGTGGGCTCCTACCTCTACAAACCTCCCACTCCCACACCTGCCAGCATCACTCGCCTTAGCCCCAGCAGCTTCAGCCCCCCCAGGCCCAGGACTGGCCTCCCTCAGGGCAAGAAAA GCCCTCCCCACATGAAGACATTCACTGGGGAGACCTCGTTGTGCCCGGGCTGTGAGGAACCCGTCTATTTTG CTGAGACGGTGATGTCTTTGGGCAGAAATTGGCACCGACCCTGTCTGAGGTGCCAGCGGTGCCGGAAGACCCTGACTGCTGGGAGTCACGCTGAG CATGACGGCGCCCCCTACTGCCACATTCCCTGCTATGGCTACCTGTTTGGCCCCAAAGGTGGGCAGCCCCAACCCAGACACTGGGCCTGA
- the CRIP3 gene encoding cysteine-rich protein 3 isoform X7, whose translation MSWTCPRCQQPVFFGEAWVEKGEKTGQVRATGFPEDARSWRLVPDLPSTSEKVSSLGKNWHPFCLKCEHCHSVLSPGGHAEHNGRPYCHKPCYGALFGPRGVNIGGVGSYLYKPPTPTPASITRLSPSSFSPPRPRTGLPQGKKSPPHMKTFTGETSLCPGCEEPVYFEIGTDPV comes from the exons ATGAGCTGGACCTGCCCGCGTTGTCAGCAACCAGTTTTCTTTGGTGAGGCCTGGGTGGAGAAAGGGGAGAAGACGGGGCAAGTGAGAGCTACTGGGTTCCCTGAGGACGCAAGGAGCTGGCGACTAGTTCCGGACCTTCCTTCCACCT CAGAGAAAGTGAGCTCCCTGGGCAAGAACTGGCACCCATTCTGCCTGAAATGTGAGCACTGCCACAGCGTCCTGTCCCCAGGAGGGCATGCAGAG CACAACGGAAGGCCGTATTGCCACAAACCATGCTATGGGGCTCTCTTTGGACCCAGAG GGGTGAACATTGGTGGTGTGGGCTCCTACCTCTACAAACCTCCCACTCCCACACCTGCCAGCATCACTCGCCTTAGCCCCAGCAGCTTCAGCCCCCCCAGGCCCAGGACTGGCCTCCCTCAGGGCAAGAAAA GCCCTCCCCACATGAAGACATTCACTGGGGAGACCTCGTTGTGCCCGGGCTGTGAGGAACCCGTCTATTTTG AAATTGGCACCGACCCTGTCTGA